Genomic window (Mycoplasma leachii PG50):
TTTGAGATTTTGTTAACTTTTACATCAACTTTTTTAGTTAATGTACCATTAGCTAATATTTTAACTAATACTGAACTATTTTTAATAATTTTATGATCAATTAAACTTTCATGATTAATTACTTCTAATCCTAAAGTTTCTAAATCACTTAAATTTAAAATTGTATATTGTTTTTGATTTAATGAAGTAAATCCAACTTTTGGAAGTCTTCTAAATAATGGTGTTTGACCACCTTCAAATCCAGGGCGAACCCCTCCACCTGAACGAGAATTTTGACCTTTATGTCCTCTAGTAGCTGTTTTTCCTTTTCCAGAAGCCATACCTCTACCCACTCTAGTAGCTTCTTTTTTACTACCTGGTGTGTATTTTAATTCATTTAATTTCATTAATTATGACTCCTTTCTACTACTCAGCTGAATTTTCAGCTTCATTTTTAACCATCGGTTCAGCTATTACATCTTCTTTTTCAATTTTTTTAGAAGCCATTTTTTTAGTTGTTGATTTAGCTGGTTTTTTTTCAAAATTTTTAGTTTCAGCAGTTTTTTCAACTAACACAACTTTTTGTTTATCAAAAGTTTTACCATATCTTAACTCTTGAACTCTTTTTAAAGTTTGCATTGAACTTAGTCCTTCAAAAGTAGCTCTAATCATATTAATTGCATTATTGCTTCCTAATGATTTAGCATAAACATCTGAAATTCCTGATAATTCAATAACTGCACGAGCTGGTCCACCAGCAATAATACCAGTACCAACTTTAGCTGGTTTAATTAAAATCTTACCTGCTCCAAAAGTTCCTAAAACTTCATGTGGAACAGTTGTATTTCTTAAAGTTACACTTACTAAGTTTTTCTTAGCTTCTTTAATTGCTTTTTTAATTGCTTCTGGAACTTCATTAGCTTTTCCAGTTCCCATTCCAACTAAACCTTTTTTATTTCCAACAACTACAACTGCTGCAAATCTAAAGTGACGACCACCTTTAGTTACCTTTGTAACACGTCTAATTGTTACAACTTTTTCTTCAAATTCATCTTTTACTACTTTTTGTCTAGATGAAGGTCTTGATTTTCTTTCAAATCTTTTATTATTTTCTTGTTTTGGAGTAGAAGCTTTTTCAACATTAGAATTCATTTCTGATGATGTTTCTACTACATTCATTTCTTCAGTCATAATCTCTTCTACCCTTTCTTAAAATTTTAACCCATTTTCTCTTGCTTTTTGAGCAAAAGCTTTTATTTTTCCATGATATAAATAACCATTACGGTCAAATACTACTTGATTAATGTTAGCTGCTAAAGCTTTTTTAGTTAATTCTTCAGCAACTTTTTCAGCAGCTTGAATATTAGATTTACTCTTTAAATCCATTTTTAATGTAGAAGCAGATACTAATGTAACTCCTTTAGTATCATCAATAATTTGAGCATAGAAATTAGTATTTGATTTAAATACATTTAATCTAGGTCTTTCAGCAGTACCAACAACTTTATGTCTTACTCTGAAATGTCTACGTTTTCTAGCTTCAGTTTTAGTAAATTTCATACTTAGTAATCCCTAAGCTCTGGTACTATTTACCAGCTGCTTTCCCTTCTTTTCTAATAATAGTTTCATTTTTGTATTTAATTCCTTTACCTTTGTATGGTTCAGGTTTTCTATATGCTCTAATATTTGCTGCTACTTGACCAACTAATTGTTTATCGATTCCAGTAATAGCTAATTCAGTTGGTTTAACTGCTTGAATCACTACACCATCAGGAATTTCAAATTCAACAGGATGTGAATAACCTAAACTTAAATTTAATTTAGAACCATTAACTGCAGCTTTATACCCAACCCCAGTAATTTGTAATTCTTTTTTAAATCCTTCACTAACTCCAGTCAACATACCTTGTAGTAATGAATTAGTAGTTCCGTGTAATTGTTTTGTATGTTTTTGTTCATTTAATCTTTTAGTGATTAATTTGTTTTCTTCAACTTCAATTTTGATTAAAGGTGAAAATTGTTTTGATAAAGTTCCTTTAGATCCTGTAATTGTTACTAAATTGTTTTCTGCTATTTTAACTTCAACACCATTTGGAATTTGCAATAATCTATTACCTATACGAGACATATTAAACTCCTATTATCAAATGAATGCTAGAACTTCTCCACCAGCATTAGCTAGTCGAGCTTTTTTACCAGTCATTATTCCTTGTGATGTTGAAACAATTGAGATACCTAATCCGTTTAATACTTGTGGAATTTCATTAGCTTGTGCATAAACTCTTAAACCTGGTTTAGAAATTTTCTTTAATCCTTGAATTACTCTAGTTTTTCCTTGGTACTTTAATTCAATATTAATAGTTTTTTTAACATCACCTTCAACAGTGAAGTCTGAGATAAAT
Coding sequences:
- the rplO gene encoding 50S ribosomal protein L15, producing the protein MKLNELKYTPGSKKEATRVGRGMASGKGKTATRGHKGQNSRSGGGVRPGFEGGQTPLFRRLPKVGFTSLNQKQYTILNLSDLETLGLEVINHESLIDHKIIKNSSVLVKILANGTLTKKVDVKVNKISKAAKSAIEKLGGKVEVI
- the rpsE gene encoding 30S ribosomal protein S5 → MTEEMNVVETSSEMNSNVEKASTPKQENNKRFERKSRPSSRQKVVKDEFEEKVVTIRRVTKVTKGGRHFRFAAVVVVGNKKGLVGMGTGKANEVPEAIKKAIKEAKKNLVSVTLRNTTVPHEVLGTFGAGKILIKPAKVGTGIIAGGPARAVIELSGISDVYAKSLGSNNAINMIRATFEGLSSMQTLKRVQELRYGKTFDKQKVVLVEKTAETKNFEKKPAKSTTKKMASKKIEKEDVIAEPMVKNEAENSAE
- the rplR gene encoding 50S ribosomal protein L18; the encoded protein is MKFTKTEARKRRHFRVRHKVVGTAERPRLNVFKSNTNFYAQIIDDTKGVTLVSASTLKMDLKSKSNIQAAEKVAEELTKKALAANINQVVFDRNGYLYHGKIKAFAQKARENGLKF
- the rplF gene encoding 50S ribosomal protein L6 gives rise to the protein MSRIGNRLLQIPNGVEVKIAENNLVTITGSKGTLSKQFSPLIKIEVEENKLITKRLNEQKHTKQLHGTTNSLLQGMLTGVSEGFKKELQITGVGYKAAVNGSKLNLSLGYSHPVEFEIPDGVVIQAVKPTELAITGIDKQLVGQVAANIRAYRKPEPYKGKGIKYKNETIIRKEGKAAGK
- the rpsH gene encoding 30S ribosomal protein S8; the protein is MTTDVIADMLTRIRNANQRYLKTVSVPSSKVKLEIARILKEEGFISDFTVEGDVKKTINIELKYQGKTRVIQGLKKISKPGLRVYAQANEIPQVLNGLGISIVSTSQGIMTGKKARLANAGGEVLAFIW